GCCGGCGCTCGAGCGGCTGCAGTCGTCCTGTTTGACCGAGGTGGTCGTGACCAACACGATCCCGTTGAACGGCAAAGAGCTCCAGTGCCCCAAGCTGCGGGTCCTCTCGGTGGCGCCGCTGCTGGGCGAGGCGATCACCAGGATCCACGAGGAAGAATCGGTCAGTTCACTGTTCGCGTAAAACAGCGGCTCGCGAACGGCTGATGGCTGTCGGCTGTTTGCTGCGAGCTGCATGGGGGAACCATGAAGTTCGAGATGTCTGCGGAGGTGAGGGAGAAGGCCGGCAAGGGGGCCGCGCGGCAGCTCCGGCGGAGCGGCAAGGTCCCGGCCGTGCTCTACGGGGAGGGGGAGTGCCTCCTGCTGACCATCGACCCGGAAGAGGTGGTCAAGATCCTCCGGGCCCACGTCGGCACCACGGCGCTCATCACGTTGAACGTGGCGGGCGGGGCCAAGCGGAACCGGACCGCGCTGCTGCGCGACTATCAGGTCGATCCGGTGACGGGGGAGCTGCTCCACCTGGACCTGTTCGAGATTTCGATGAACAAGGTGATCCGGGTCAAGGTGCCGGTCAACGTGATCGGCGACACCCCGGCCGGGGTCAAGGAAGGCGGGGTGCTCCACCACAATCTCCGCGAGCTGCACGTGGAGTGCCTGCCGTCGGCGCTGCCGGACTCCGTCCAGGTGGATGCGTCGAGCCTGGCCATCGGGCAGGGGATTCACATCCGGGAGATCGCCCGCATCGAGGGCGTCCGGTTCCTGGACGATCCCGACCAGATGGTGGTCA
This portion of the Nitrospirota bacterium genome encodes:
- a CDS encoding 50S ribosomal protein L25 — encoded protein: MKFEMSAEVREKAGKGAARQLRRSGKVPAVLYGEGECLLLTIDPEEVVKILRAHVGTTALITLNVAGGAKRNRTALLRDYQVDPVTGELLHLDLFEISMNKVIRVKVPVNVIGDTPAGVKEGGVLHHNLRELHVECLPSALPDSVQVDASSLAIGQGIHIREIARIEGVRFLDDPDQMVVSVAAPISEAKLEALLTSGAVAEGKEPEVIGKGKEEVVEGAEQAAPAAEAKAGEKAEKKEPAAAAKPEKKEAKEEKKK